The window NNNNNNNNNNNNNNNNNNNNNNNNNNNNNNNNNNNNNNNNNNNNNNNNNNNNNNNNNNNNNNNNNNNNNNNNNNNNNNNNNNNNNNNNNNNNNNNNNNNNNNNNNNNNNNNNNNNNNNNNNNNNNNNNNNNNNNNNNNNNNNNNNNNNNNNNNNNNNNNNNNNNNNNNNNNNNNNNNNNNNNNNNNNNNNNNNNNNNNNNNNNNNNNNNNNNNNNNNNNNNNNNNNNNNNNNNNNNNNNNNNNNNNNNNNNNNNNNNNNNNNNNNNNNNNNNNNNNNNNNNNNNNNNNNNNNNNNNNNNNNNNNNNNNNNNNNNNNNNNNNNNNNNNNNNNNNNNNNNNNNNNNNNNNNNNNNNNNNNNNNNNNNNNNNNNNNNNNNNNNNNNNNNNNNNNNNNNNNNNNNNNNNNNNNNNNNNNNNNNNNNNNNNNNNNNNNNNNNNNNNNNNNNNNNNNNNNNNNNNNNNNNNNNNNNNNNNNNNNNNNNNNNNNNNNNNNNNNNNNNNNNNNNNNNNNNNNNNNNNNNNNNNNNNNNNNNNNNNNNNNNNNNNNNNNNNNNNNNNNNNNNNNNNNNNNNNNNNNNNNNNNNNNNNNNNNNNNNNNNNNNNNNNNNNNNNNNNNNNNNNNNNNNNNNNNNNNNNNNNNNNNNNNNNNNNNNNNNNNNNNNNNNNNNNNNNNNNNNNNNNNNNNNNNNNNNNNNNNNNNNNNNNNNNNNNNNNNNNNNNNNNNNNNNNNNNNNNNNNNNNNNNNNNNNNNNNNNNNNNNNNNNNNNNNNNNNNNNNNNNNNNNNNNNNNNNNNNNNNNNNNNNNNNNNNNNNNNNNNNNNNNNNNNNNNNNNNNNNNNNNNNNNNNNNNNNNNNNNNNNNNNNNNNNNNNNNNNNNNNNNNNNNNNNNNNNNNNNNNNNNNNNNNNNNNNNNNNNNNNNNNNNNNNNNNNNNNNNNNNNNNNNNNNNNNNNNNNNNNNNNNNNNNNNNNNNNNNNNNNNNNNNNNNNNNNNNNNNNNNNNNNNNNNNNNNNNNNNNNNNNNNNNNNNNNNNNNNNNNNNNNNNNNNNNNNNNNNNNNNNNNNNNNNNNNNNNNNNNNNNNNNNNNNNNNNNNNNNNNNNNNNNNNNNNNNNNNNNNNNNNNNNNNNNNNNNNNNNNNNNNNNNNNNNNNNNNNNNNNNNNNNNNNNNNNNNNNNNNNNNNNNNNNNNNNNNNNNNNNNNNNNNNNNNNNNNNNNNNNNNNNNNNNNNNNNNNNNNNNNNNNNNNNNNNNNNNNNNNNNNNNNNNNNNNNNNNNNNNNNNNNNNNNNNNNNNNNNNNNNNNNNNNNNNNNNNNNNNNNNNNNNNNNNNNNNNNNNNNNNNNNNNNNNNNNNNNNNNNNNNNNNNNNNNNNNNNNNNNNNNNNNNNNNNNNNNNNNNNNNNNNNNNNNNNNNNNNNNNNNNNNNNNNNNNNNNNNNNNNNNNNNNNNNNNNNNNNNNNNNNNNNNNNNNNNNNNNNNNNNNNNNNNNNNNNNNNNNNNNNNNNNNNNNNNNNNNNNNNNNNNNNNNNNNNNNNNNNNNNNNNNNNNNNNNNNNNNNNNNNNNNNNNNNNNNNNNNNNNNNNNNNNNNNNNNNNNNNNNNNNNNNNNNNNNNNNNNNNNNNNNNNNNNNNNNNNNNNNNNNNNNNNNNNNNNNNNNNNNNNNNNNNNNNNNNNNNNNNNNNNNNNNNNNNNNNNNNNNNNNNNNNNNNNNNNNNNNNNNNNNNNNNNNNNNNNNNNNNNNNNNNNNNNNNNNNNNNNNNNNNNNNNNNNNNNNNNNNNNNNNNNNNNNNNNNNNNNNNNNNNNNNNNNNNNNNNNNNNNNNNNNNNNNNNNNNNNNNNNNNNNNNNNNNNNNNNNNNNNNNNNNNNNNNNNNNNNNNNNNNNNNNNNNNNNNNNNNNNNNNNNNNNNNNNNNNNNNNNNNNNNNNNNNNNNNNNNNNNNNNNNNNNNNNNNNNNNNNNNNNNNNNNNNNNNNNNNNNNNNNNNNNNNNNNNNNNNNNNNNNNNNNNNNNNNNNNNNNNNNNNNNNNNNNNNNNNNNNNNNNNNNNNNNNNNNNNNNNNNNNNNNNNNNNNNNNNNNNNNNNNNNNNNNNNNNNNNNNNNNNNNNNNNNNNNNNNNNNNNNNNNNNNNNNNNNNNNNNNNNNNNNNNNNNNNNNNNNNNNNNNNNNNNNNNNNNNNNNNNNNNNNNNNNNNNNNNNNNNNNNNNNNNNNNNNNNNNNNNNNNNNNNNNNNNNNNNNNNNNNNNNNNNNNNNNNNNNNNNNNNNNNNNNNNNNNNNNNNNNNNNNNNNNNNNNNNNNNNNNNNNNNNNNNNNNNNNNNNNNNNNNNNNNNNNNNNNNNNNNNNNNNNNNNNNNNNNNNNNNNNNNNNNNNNNNNNNNNNNNNNNNNNNNNNNNNNNNNNNNNNNNNNNNNNNNNNNNNNNNNNNNNNNNNNNNNNNNNNNNNNNNNNNNNNNNNNNNNNNNNNNNNNNNNNNNNNNNNNNNNNNNNNNNNNNNNNNNNNNNNNNNNNNNNNNNNNNNNNNNNNNNNNNNNNNNNNNNNNNNNNNNNNNNNNNNNNNNNNNNNNNNNNNNNNNNNNNNNNNNNNNNNNNNNNNNNNNNNNNNNNNNNNNNNNNNNNNNNNNNNNNNNNNNNNNNNNNTGTGTTCTTTGTCTTTGGCTATCAGAAAACAAAGCTTCAATTCATCAAACTCATTAAGAACCCTGTTCACACAGGCTCTAATCAAACGCCACCTTGTTTCAGAAAGTTGCAATATCTTCTGATAGTCTAGAAGTCAAAGCAATGGTGAATCCAAGAGAACAGGTGATGGTCCGAGAGAGGAAAGTGAGCAGCAGAGAGAGCTGTGCTTGGTGATGGAGTGATAAGATGTTAGACTTAAGGAGCTTCTCATACTTTCAACTTCCACAATGCTAAACTCAACCAAGCTGGGACAGAGTACCTTGATTAACTGGGACATAGTCTTTCCCCCTTTTCTCATACATGTTTAAAGTCAGTGGCCACAGGCAATCACCTTCTGCAGCTGTATTTGCCCACTTTGTCACGAAGTTCTTTGGTGTTGGCCCCATAAATGATAGGGTTGAGCATGGAGGGGGGCAACAAAATAAGAGGTTGGCCAACAGGATGTGAATGTGAGGAGCAATGCCCTGACCATAACGATGTGTCAGAGAGGAGAAGACAAAGGGAAGATAAAACATCAACATCACAAAAATGTGGGCTGTGCAGGTGCTGAGGGCTTTCTGGTGGGTTTTCTTTGAGGATATTCTGAAGAGGGCCCTGATTATCAAGATATAGGACAGTGCAATGAGTGTCAGATCTAACCCAGTGCATACAAGCACTACTATTAAGGCATACATCTTGTTTACTGTGGTGTCCCCACAAGAAATCGTTGCAACAGCTATGTGATTGCAGTAAGTGTTTGGGATATTGCggttggcacagaatggctgcctgctcaggagcagaggcaggggcagaACAATGAGAACAGCTCTTACCAAACCCACTAAACCTAGCTGAGCTATCCGTGTGTTGGTGAGGATGGTGGTGTATCTCAGAGGGTTACATATGGCAACGTAGGGATCGAAGGCCATTGTCACGAGGAGGGCTGACTGTATAGCAAAAACCACATGTaggaagaacatctgggtgaggcagccacCCACAGTAATGCTGGtcaaattgaaccaaaatatacaCAGTGCCTTTGGCACAACGGAGGTCGACATGGCGATGTCTGTAAgcgccagcatgcagagcagcagaTACATCGGCTTGTGCAGGGTCTGATCTTTGCCTACAACAAACAGAAACATGAAATTTCCCAATAGGCTGATAATGTAGAACATAGAGAAAAGAATGGAAATCAGGACATGGGCAGCTTCCAGGCCAGGGATACCTGTTAGGAAGAATGTTGAAGGGTCAAAGGGGGAGAGGTTGAAAGCTGCCATGACATGGTCGATGTGTTCATAGGAATCAGAAATGCTCAAGGTGCCTATGAAGGGAGAGAAACACAGagaagggtgtcataaacagatggctaaGGGTTTGGCTGAATGATGCTCAGTTGATCGGCACCTACCTGTAAGCTTTGGAAGTGATTGGAAAGCTGTGCATTTATTATATTGAGACACCTGTAAAATGCGTTCACTTGGAAAAATATTTCTGAGTTGGCAAGTCTTTCACCTTTTGACTGCTATTGTTCTGAGTTGGTTGGCAGGGGCATGCAGTCTGGTAGTCAGGGCTTAGGTCTGTGACATACAGGGGGTTGTTGGTAGGGGAGTCCAGGCTATATCAGTGCACCAGGCTTTGACCCAGGGCCCTTTGGGGGGCTGCCAACACTCTGACAGCTGGAAATGAAAAGGCAGCATGGATGGTGCATGGTTCTGGCATTTGAGGAGGCTGGTCCGAGCACCAGAAGCTCCCCTGGCACCCAgaccatggcccctgccccttgtTCCACCTCCTTTCTGCTATGGCCCCCTTGCCCACCCCTATCGACTCCCTCCCCTCTTCTATCTCCCTTTTGATATggccccactgctcagtgagttCCTCCACTCTTCACCCCTAGAATCCCCACCACCTGCCATCAGCTGAGTCCCTACCTCCTCTCCTCTACCTCCTGTAGCCCAAGGCCCACCACCTGCTGCCCACCAAGTCCAGGGAAGTTTTGAATTGATTGAAAGGACACTTGAATATTTACTGAGCAGTCCATGAGTGCCCTCTGGATCCCATTTTAGTCCCGCACCTGCACTTTTAGCAATGTCCATTGACTGGGATGAAAACCTGTGATTACAATCACCTAACAGTGTGTTCAACACAGGAAAATACAGCTGTCTGCCTCATTTTCCTTTAGCACTTTCATTTTTAGctggctcctgtcataaacagatagctaagggttaatgtctctttcacctggaaaggagtaacctgaaacacctgaccagaggaccaatcaggaaacaagactttttcaaatctgggtggagggaagttttgggtgtgagttctttgttctttgtcttgtgtctgaccctcttggctctgagagtgatttttctatctcctgcctttctaatcttctgtttccaagttgtaagtacaaagatagtaagacaataaggtttatattgttttcttttgtatttacatgtgtatagttgctggagtgttttgaattgtattcttttgaataaggttgtttattcatttttcttttaagcaattgaccctgtattcgtcactttaatacagagagaccatttttatgtctttttctttctttttttataaagccttctttttaagacttgttggagttttttctttagtggggactccagcgaattgagtctgcagctcaccagggaattggtgggaggaagaagtcaaggggggaaaatctctttgtgttagatttactaccCTGAtgttgcataccctctgggtgaggggggaagtacttgtgtttccaggactggaaacagggagggtggagtccctctggtttagattcacagagcttgcttctgtatatctctccaggaacccagggagggaatacccggaggggggaagggaaatggtttattcctctttgttgtgagactcaaggaatctgagtctgggggtcccccagggaaggttttggggagatcacagtgcgccaggcactgtatagattcctggctggtggcagctttaccaggtccaagctggtatctaagcttggaggttttcatgctaacacccatattttggacgctaaggtccagatctgggaaaaatgttatgacggcTCCTATTCTCATTCTCTCAGTGTACTTGTAAGTACTGTACAGCCAaggaaggtttgtttttttttccataggtCGTTTGTGAGCGTACTCTTCCTCTACACCAGGGGTAACAGGGACATCATGCAGCTCACAGAACTTTTGGGCTTCCTTCAAAAGAGCATCCTGCTTAGCGCTGGGTGGCATATGTTCGAATGCCTGGACAGCTCCCCGCTGTACACTGCAGACCTGAGAACGTATCATTCCTTGTTTCTGCAGAGCTTCGCATGCTACGTGAATCATACTAAGAACATGGTAAAGAAAGACCAAGCACAGACAAAAATGGATATTCTGCCCATTCTTCAACAAACCAAATGCTCCAATAAATCTTCGGTAGGGAGGCTCTGACAGTCCCAACAAGCTGCTGAGAAGCTCTCATGGAGTTCTTTGCAGGAGATGCATTTTTCCATCTGGATGACTATCTTGTGTCACTTAAACTGGATGATTTCAGTTTCACTCCAGTCGTCTTCTGGGCCTCCAAGTAAGCATGGTGTGTGCCTGTCTGTGAAAAGAAGGTAAACAAGCCTTCTAGACTATAACACAAAAATTGTGTTGCTGTCCTGCTTACTTTGTATGCCTCAGATAACACCAAATACAACTCATGAGACATGCGGTGTGTATGTATAGCGGGACTGGGCAGGGGGGAGATTATCTTGCAGCAGTTTTGGAGGTACTCCAGTTACATGACTTGCCATGACAGTGGCCCCATCATAACACTGCGTGATGACCAGCAAATTTGCAGTCCATGATGTTTGTAAAAAAAGTTTAATGCTGTGATAGAGGGCACCAGTATCCCCATTCTCAAAGCAATCAATAAATCCTAGAAATCGTTCCTTTATTTCCAGATTTTCTGTGTCTCTCACACAGACTGTCATTTCTCCTTCTTTAAAACTGCTTCCTTTGCCAATAAGAACAGTACAAAACACATTCTCAGGAACTTTCTGAATGATTATGCTTTTCATAATATCAGGAGCAAATTGTTCAAGCTGGTTTTGAGTTGAGTGGCTTGTGAGATTGAATGTACCACTccattttttctctttgtttcttgTTGTTTTGTGAATAGTTCCTCATACTGTGAAAACAAATTGAATAATTACCGAAAGTTTCCAGGGTTTGCTGActcttctctctcttcttgtCCCTGCAGTGCAATCCCTTGGTTAGCCAGGTAACGCAATACCTTGGGGATTCTTCCAGCATAGTTTGTTGTCCTGTAATGCCACCTTGTGAGAATTTGACAACTGTGCCACTACAGAGCCCACTTCTTTTCACTGTCTGAATAAATGCCACCTTTCAGAACACTGCCTGTGTATGGGAGAGTGGATATTTCTGAAGCTTTTTTCCTATATTTTTCCAGTCTCTTACTCTTCTTTGGTGAATGCAGGTTCTTTCAAACCACTGGAAAACTCTCTGCAGGGAAACCAGAAAACTGCATCTGACCGCTCACTGTActctaaaaaagaaaatgtcttgTTATATTCCGATGTCAATGAGAAAGACCAAGACACAACTTTGCTTATTCTAATTTCCCcagtttgctttctttctttctttggactTTGCACCAATTAATCACCTATGGCACTGGCTCTTTGGTTGATGTCTGGCTCCAATACCTGATCCAGCTGTGGGATTCCTCCTGCTGCTCTGGAGTGACTCAGttcagggggctggaacacagggGCCCAGGAGGACACTTTGAAATGTGATTCTGTTTTTCACTGGTGAGTGGCAGGtggtaggggcattaggggaggGCTGTCTGGGTGGAGTAGAGGAAGGATTCAGAAGGCTGCGAGTGCAGGGGACTTGAAggaatggggtgcaggagaggagggagtaAGGACTCAGTGAATGCTGTGTCATAGGTGGGGTCCACCAGGGGGATGGAGTTAGGGGAGATTTGATGAGTGTTTGGCTGTGGAGGcctcttgggggtggagaggaaggattCACAGAGAAGCAGCGGGGTCCTCAGCAGAAGATGTAgcaggggaggaagaggtggggcatggAGGATGTCACAAGAAAAAAGCAAGAGGGGGTATCGGGGTCGGAGTGCAGTGGGGTCACCACATCCCAGGCATCCACGCTCTCAAAGGTGATGGGGCACTGGTTGCACCACAGGGGAGGTTTAGCCTCCTATGGTCTATTATGCTCGCCGCCTACGTAAGGCGGCTATCTCTAGGTCACTTCCTACCACCTCCCTGAGAATGTCCCAAAGTCTCTGTCTGGGGTAAGGTAGCGTGAAGGGTGTCTGCTTACCCTAAGGCACCTTCTGGTGGCTGCATGTAGCAAGGTCATTCTCCTTTCCTCTCAGATAGCAACTGCCTCCTCCTGTGATTTGGCCCAGCCTCCCAGAGCCAGCTCAGtccaaggtctctcccctgctggggtaGTCCAGACAGCAAATCAAGGGGATCGATGAAATTCAGCATTCAGATGAGAAATCAATGCTTCCCTCTCAGGCGGTCCCTGCAGCAGACCCTTCCTTCCCTCAGAGAGGGACCTTTGGGCAGTAGTTCAGGGTGAGATTCCTCCTTTCCAACGCTCATCTTCCCTGGAGCTGCCAGAATCAGATCTATTCTCCTCCCTGGTATGTCACAAAATGTGCTGTTCCTCGCCtttttgcctctctcaggctcttCTCTTCATAATTgatttgtctgccccatttttctGATAATTTACTTGCTGAACGTTTGGCTTTTTGAACTCAATTTGAAATATAGCTACAAGGTCAGTGGTCTAAATACTGAATCTGAGAGGAAGAAGTGATTCGTACAGGTTCTTTATCAGTTGTGTGGTCAATTGCTCAACCAAAATTTCATTTGTTATTAAATATATTCAAGAGGTGAAATAAACAATGTCAGGTTTACTGCTCTAATCCCATAATAAAATGGTACAGGAAAAAGATTTTATATGAAACCAGTCTCTGGGAAGCCATCTTGTACAGTGATGTTACATTCACCTTACGCAGAAAGCATGCTCCCTAAAGTTACCCATTTCAGCTTTTATCATTTATATGAAGATATCACAAGTTACACATCTCTTTACCCATCACTAAAATCCAACTCATCAGTTCCCCAATGTAAGTGGGTAACTATTtgggggaactttcctggcttattcACTGCCCCAGGGGTGTTGGCTAGTGAAAGGGCCTGAGTCcccactccctttacccagaggccttccTGACCtcaaggactccccttccactctcctgtgtggcaaaGAGCCCATAAGAGTGACACAGCTGGGCCCACGATTCCTGGGAAGCTGAACCCCGAGTCTCATTGTGATCACCTAGaacaggggctagggtgttccCACTCTGGGGTGCTCTCTTCACACTGGATGCTTcactgacccactgatcactgCATTATGTTCAAAACAGatataatttattaaaaaaataagaaaaaatgggaTAGGTTCAAGGAAACAAGGAACAAGCACAGGCAGTGTCCACTATGCTGGCTctggccccacagctccctggTGTAACTGAGCACTGACTCCTCATTGGCAGAGCTGGTCTGTGCttgtacggggagactttggcaaaccagtaaagtgcctgaaactactatggcttattgttaaagccagcctagtcagcaagttgtaaattggccattcagcaatctcagcttgaccaaggcaggaagggagaagggttTAGGGTGCCACAAAAGGGGCAGCTGGACTctgtgtccttcctgataagaattgtgttgaagttgctgatatgccccaggaatgtctattggggtctcaaggctgcaggctctggaaagAGCCACacttggttaatcaataatcagaaggagcctcttgcttgGAACTGCtgacttaacaaggtttctttaagggacatgtcattctattactaatgtataaataaggggactcattgggactggtctctccctctggatgcatcttgtgttccccaccagCACGTGGGCTGCCGCTGTGTCActcaagagccacactcagctttggtaattatcaatggttgggggtgttttactaacctgttgcagacgtgtgtaagtgcttgagactagcaaagtttagctttaagtgaaagtactcttgtgttgtcctatctgtgccagccatctatcggtcggacagccgcgtctcccctgatttat of the Gopherus flavomarginatus isolate rGopFla2 chromosome 1, rGopFla2.mat.asm, whole genome shotgun sequence genome contains:
- the LOC127044109 gene encoding olfactory receptor 52D1-like, producing MAAFNLSPFDPSTFFLTGIPGLEAAHVLISILFSMFYIISLLGNFMFLFVVGKDQTLHKPMYLLLCMLALTDIAMSTSVVPKALCIFWFNLTSITVGGCLTQMFFLHVVFAIQSALLVTMAFDPYVAICNPLRYTTILTNTRIAQLGLVGLVRAVLIVLPLPLLLSRQPFCANRNIPNTYCNHIAVATISCGDTTVNKMYALIVVLVCTGLDLTLIALSYILIIRALFRISSKKTHQKALSTCTAHIFVMLMFYLPFVFSSLTHRYGQGIAPHIHILLANLLFCCPPPCSTLSFMGPTPKNFVTKWANTAAEGDCLWPLTLNMYEKRGKDYVPVNQGTLSQLG